GGGGCTGCTCTCTCAGCTGGGGGCTGGTAGGGACCAAGATGCCTACTTTCGCTTAACTATCAAACAAGCTTTGTATGATGTCTTGTCTTGGTTCTTCTGTGTACCCAGCATGTCTTGCCTTCTCTGAAACATGTCAACTCCTTGGAGGACAGGGGCCTCATCTTAACCCTCCGATCCATCCCTCTCGAGCCCTGCATGGTGTGGTACACAGGTGGCTGACGCCACCCCAGACACCCCCCAACCCTGGACCTTTCAGTCTGCATCTTTGTGCCTGAGGGCGAATTCTGTCCCCCACTGAGGTGGGCCTCTAGGCCCACAAACGGCAGGCTTAAAATGCCAGAAAATCAACACcttcccaggccagccccaagccaaTGCCTCTGGGGagtataaataccccagctccctccccttcAGGTGGGATAGTTCTGACAGGGGTTCCCTGTGGGATTAAGCCCCAGTTGCCCAGGATGGAAGCAGGCTTAACAGTGTCCCCTGGACTAGCTGGCTCCCCTTTCCTATATCCCCTCCATTGATCTTTCCTTCATCTCCCAAATAATCTACTTGCTTGTGAAGCCTTGTTTCAGGGTCTGCTTCCGGGAGAACCCAAACGAAAACAATACACAGCCCTCACTCAACAACTATTTGCGGAAGAGAGGAATATTAATTTAGGACAAATGGTACAGTAGGGCATTTTTAATGTTCCAGAATTTTGCTTAAAATGCCATCTTGGGCAATTAGGGGAGGACTACATTTATAAGAGAAGCAGTATTCCTTTTGAGACTTTTCATGATAACTTCCCAGCAATGAAGTTCCAGAACTCACTTATTTTAAAGGCTACATGAGGGCAGGGAgtatattgtatttaaaaaaaaaatttttttttaaagtctccagGATACTTAGGGCATTTTCCTTGGGCCTACAGAAGTTTGCGTGAGGAGTTTTACACATAAAATCAGTTTAAGATTTAGAATTGACATAACGTACACACTTTGTCTTTTTTGCGGGGGCAGACTATAGACATCTAACTATgatgagaaattaaataacaaagaGATGGCCGCTTATCTGAGACAAAGGAAACTCTGAAAAGAATTTCGTTCATTAAACTGCTTACGTTCTTAAGGAACTGTGGCTCTCCTGGGCAGTGAAGGCATCTTGTTGAAAGGAGAGGTTGACCACCCACAGACCAGATATCTGCTTCCCTCAGATGTAGGTCTGATTTCCgtttattattcttctttttaacatAAACTTGTGGTCAGGATAAGCGATAAGCTCGCCAGTGTCATGGGTGGATTTTCGCCTGGGGCAGAGTCTAATCAGAGTCTAGAAGCTTTGGAGTAAGGCTTCCTTCAAAGCAGTGATGAGGGCCCTTGGCTTTTAAGGAGGGCTGCCTGCTGCTCGTGCTGCTGTCTTTGTCTGAGAGGTAGGGTAAGTTCTCGGGGGTCTCGTCAGCACAGGGCTCAGAGGGGAAGCCCTTGAGGGCCAAATTCCAGTACCGCCTCCTGCGGTTCAGCTTATATACAcgaatcctttctctctctgcctccggGTCAGCGAGGATCCCATCCCAACGCAGACTCTCGTTGATCTGCTTGGAGAGGTTCTCCTCTATCTCGGCAAAGTGGGAGAGACTTACAGTGGAGGAGTAAGAAGGGATGAGCCTGTTTTCATCTTTGTCCTGTCTGTGCTCTTGCCTCGGGCCGTGATCTTTGCTGGGACTTAAGATGCCATGAAAGGATGAAGACAGCTGCTGAGTCTTCAGGCCTCGACTCTGATGTTTGTCTGCTGAGCAGATGAGCAGCGTTAGCATTTGTGGTCACGCCTGCCCTTAGCCCGCTCTGGGATGATGCCCAAAATCACCCAAAATGTAAGGAGGGTGGAGGCCCCTCCTTACCTAGGGCTCAGGGAGCCAAGCCCACCAACCTCGCCCACACCCACCAGCCATATGCTTTTGCCAGGTCATTTCGGGGAGGGAGGAACCATTTGCTGAGTGCGTACCAAGAGCCAGGTCCTCTGCATAAAGGCGGTCAGCTCCATTTTCTAGGTGAGGAAACAGACTGCAAAAGTCTCAGTAGCTTGCTGATGTCACACAGCAGGTGACAGAGCCAGGAGCTAAATGTAGGCCTGACTCCCAGTGCTCTGTTCTTTCCACTATGCCACACTGCCCCCCACCTCACCTCTTCACATGCTCACCAAGGTCCTCACCTCCAGTTCTAGGAGTCTATGACTCCACTCCTAATCTAGACACTTTATCACGGAAGAAATGGAGAACAAcaggaatgcttcctaactccgACTGTGGAAAGCAATATTAAGCCAAGCCAGGAAATACTTCTGCTGTGTGGCTtgtagtgacttttttttttaatattaatagaaTTTGTGAATTACATAACCTGCACATAAAATACTACAAGTTGTGGTTCTTTCATCAGTTCATCCTTCTATCTTTCAAGAGAGAGAAATGCCCCTGTCcccctcaaaaaagaagaaaaaatcctcTGTTGGTGTTTTTATGCCTTTCTGCTCCCTGAAAACTATTTGGTGTCCCCTGCTGACAGTATGAGGTACATGCCACTGTAATTTCTAGAGTCAGAAGCTAAGCCAAAAAGACTACAAATTTCCTAATTTGGTGTTGTAGACACACAtagggttgttttttgtttttgtttttgttttctgctttatcttcccaaaccccccctgtacacagttgtatatcttagttgcaggtccttctagttgtgggatgtgggacgccgcctcaacgtggcctgacgagtggtgccatgtccgtgcccaggatccgaaccctgggccgccgcagtggagtgcacgaacttaaccactcagccacggagccagccccagggttgtttttgttgttgttgttgttgttttttacctAAACTCCAGATTgttctcttgcctttttttcaTGATTCCACCTGAAGAAGTAATTATGATCTCCCATTGCTTCCTTGCCCAAACTAGAAGGTTGACATGGGAGAGGCTGCCACTCCTTCTGTCTCCAGATTGCCAGTGGTGCCAACTCTGCACAAAAAGGGCCAAGGCCCAGAAACTTGAACTCAGAACTAGCCATGCTAGAGGTCAGGGCTGCTGTTCCAGGACCACCTCCCTGACAGCCAAAGCCCCAGAGGGGGACCACACAGGTGACAGTGGAGACAGTACCCACGGGCAGGTGCATTCTATGTCACTGATGCACTGTCTCTCCATAAAGTGGGTGCTCAGTGCCTTTGTCATAAATCGGCAGGTTCTACAAGAGGAGCATGGTGAAATGTAGGCACTCTGTGGTTTTGTGGGTGGTTGGTGTGTGTCTGTAAAGTGTCCATGAGACAGACTGGAGTGAGAACCTGCGTGCGTATGGTTGTATGTGTACAGGAGCTGTCTGGGACCGGTCTATGCATGTGAGTGTGTAACTGAGTATCTGCATGTGTGTGCAGACTGTGAATGTGCGTGCCTGACAGCGTGTCTGTGCTCTGGTTTTATCTGGTGGTTATATGGACGTAGGGGGTGTTGCTGAGATTAAAGAAGATGCAGCAGTGACTGGTGTGGGTGCAGTCCAAGTCTGGCGTTGgtggatgggggggggggggaggatgTCTGTGCAGGGAGGGACATGTGACATGTATTTACCGGGTATCTACACAGCATCCGCAGGCAGGTGcacagaaggcaggaggatgCAAGGAGGGTCTCTACGCAGAAGGGCAGGAGTCTgtacttctgtgtgtgtgtctgtcatgTAGTGTCTTGACATCTTTGGATTTGGGACAGTCTCTCTGTGAGGATGAGGGGATCTCTGTAGGAGGACATGAGATTTCTGTGGGGAAAGTCCGGATGTTTAGAACTGCGAGTTTTGGCTGAAGGATTAGGAAGTTGAATGGGTGTCTGTGTAAAGCTAAGAGTCGCCGCGTGGGGCTGGGAGTCTCTGTGGGGACAATACTGGGTATCTGTGGGGGTCTCTGGGTGGGGTGCGGGTCTCCATGAACGTTGAATTCTCCACGCAGGATTTGGGGTCTCTATGGACATGGACCGTCTCTATGGGTAGAGCTGGGGCATCACTGTGCAGCGATCAGGAGTATGTGTGGGGAGCGGGAGGCGCTCTGTTCGGGACTGGCGAGTTTCTGTTTCTGGTCCGAAGTGGTCCCCAAGTAGATGTGGCCTCTgtgagaggtggggagggtgtCGTCGGAGAAGAACTCAGGTACGGGAGCCGAGGCTGCCTCGCTAGCTGCTCCTCTTACCGTGCCCCTTGGGCGACCCcttggtctttttcttcttcttcttcttcaccttCCGTGTGGTCGGTTCTGAGGCGCTGCCCGCGATCGGGGGCAGTCTGGATCCCTTCGAGCCCGCAGCGCTGCCCTCTCGCTCCTCCTCGTCCTCGTCGCCCTCTTCGCCGTACCCCGacgcccctgccccacccaggcGGTCCATCCGCCCGCGGGGCCGCCACCTGCACCCGGAGCAACCCAAGACCCGCTGCCGCTGAGCCAGCGGCTCCGGGCCCCGAGTGCCTGGAGAGCCACGCCTCTCCATGGCGACCGCAGACGCCGCGCCTGCGCAATCCGGCGGCTTCCGCCCAGGTGCGCGCTGTGGACGCAGGTGTGCGCATGCGTGTTTCAGTCTGCTTGAGACCTAGGTGCGGTTGGCAGTGCAAAGGGCTGCAGTGAGTACAGAGATCCTAAATGCTTGGGCTGACACGTATCTCGTCCGCTcctgtgtcttttattttatttatttatttttaaagatttatttttttcttttttctccccaaagccccccagtacatagttgcatatttttagttgtaggtccttctagttgtggcacgtgggacgccgcctcagcacggcttgatgagtggtgccatgtccgcgcccaggatccgaacctcggaaaccctgggccgccaaagcggagcaggcgaacctaaccactcggccactggccGACCCctctatcttttaaaatgctgtttgttctttcttacatttttatctCCCAAGTTCCAGGCTCCTACGTCTACCCTGGCCTTTCAAGTGCAACACGTCCAAAACAAATCACTCCTCCATGGCACTCCGTCTCAGTGGACAAAACAGGTGGACGGGCCAGAAACCTGGCGGCCTTCCTTGCCCCTACTCTCTGCCTGTGCCCTCACCTGGACTCCGGCTGACCGCTATGTGCGGCACTTGAACTTCTggaccctcaccccacccctaaatggtctctctgcttccaaacCCTCCCCACAAATTCTTCATCCACGCAGCTACTAGAATGAACTTTTTAAGACAATTGGGTAATTtcactctcttgcttaaaacCCCCCAGTGGGTCTCCATGACAATTCATATCAAGACTGAACTTCAGTGTGGCTTAGAAGGCCTGGTATGATCTGTCACCtgcttttctttccagatttctccactacagattgtattttcc
The sequence above is drawn from the Equus przewalskii isolate Varuska chromosome 10, EquPr2, whole genome shotgun sequence genome and encodes:
- the LIAT1 gene encoding protein LIAT1, producing MERRGSPGTRGPEPLAQRQRVLGCSGCRWRPRGRMDRLGGAGASGYGEEGDEDEEEREGSAAGSKGSRLPPIAGSASEPTTRKVKKKKKKKTKGSPKGHENGADRLYAEDLALDKHQSRGLKTQQLSSSFHGILSPSKDHGPRQEHRQDKDENRLIPSYSSTVSLSHFAEIEENLSKQINESLRWDGILADPEAERERIRVYKLNRRRRYWNLALKGFPSEPCADETPENLPYLSDKDSSTSSRQPSLKAKGPHHCFEGSLTPKLLDSD